Proteins encoded by one window of Chondromyces crocatus:
- a CDS encoding type I polyketide synthase, producing the protein MVRRLSELRGLDVSAIDVRVPFSRYGLESIGAAKLVDDLSAALGRRLSPTLTWEHPSIEALARHLSGASTAPAPRVAQALRPQAEEPIAIVGMACRVPGAAEPEAFWGLLSGGVDAVSRAPSERWPPEARHAPVGTTAVDPRQGGFLDHVDGFEPLFFGISPREAAEMDPQQRLVLELSWEALEDAGIPARRLQGSMTGVFVGVAWADYATLQYRSGRVFDQHTVPGFHHSIVANRVSYVFGLEGPSMAVDTACSSSLVAVHLACESLRRGESTLAIAGGVNLNLVEDSAIGVGKLGALSPDGRCFSFDARANGYVRGEGAGVVVLKPLSRALADGDAIHALILGGAVNSDGASNGLTAPNPRAQENVLRLACARAGVAPVEIDYVEAHGTGTPLGDTIEASALGAVLGRGRSPERPLLLGSVKTNIGHLEAAAGIVSLIKVALGLRQRLIPPSLNYAEPNPLVPFEALRLQVVQQLTPWPLRERPARAGVSAFGFGGTNCHLVLEAWAPGGDEEAPSSPEVMSTAAGQALPVVEGAPRQAPPVVFVFSGQGSQWPGMGRALLRDEPVFRTTFAACDRVVQQLMGFSLIDQLLADERSSRLEEAEVACPAIVAFQIALAALWRAWGVEPVAVVGHSSGEIAAAQVASALDLEDAMRVTCMHGRLLARIRGQGALGVVALSWDEAGEAIRAHRGLLSRAIHASPGEVVLAGDPGALDEVFAALEQRRIFCRRIQMDSAPHSPQIDPLRGELLDALRAVHPHPAAIPMFSSVTGAKIEGERLDALHWTKNLGEPVRFAEAIQAMDPSGAVFLEISPHPLVGRAIAANLEASGRTCAVLRSLRRGEVDERAALRSSLEQLMALSQPVSRRAAAQIPGGAGPRFHPGGWHALPEDAEAFDEDDPRILPLSAKSREALVALARAHRRALEGDEASDGALPSLGDVVYTAGVRREHHAHRLAAVGACRDDLRASLDTFLRNEPTASTGRGRALEGPLPVVLVFPGQGSQWLGMGRELLRHEPSFRAAIEVCDRAIHREAGWSLLDELWADAPRSGLDRINIVQPALFALQVALAALWRAWGILPDAVIGHSMGEVAAAHVAGALSLVDATRIICRRSALLRRLSGRGAMALVELGLAQARDALGPHADRIAVAVSNSPRSTALAGEPEALEQVLSTLTQAGVFVRRINVDVASHSPQMDALLPDLRAALAPITPFAVRIPMRSTVTGEECTGSDLDGDYWARNLRAPVLFHQAIARTLARGPALFIEVSPHPVLVPAMEEALQEGPRGGVVVGSLRRGQGARQSLLESLGALYAAGHPVDFSRLYRAGGRVVRLPSYPFQRQRYWFDLDAGRALGVGGQPDVRLRDHIEGAPAAERQRLVEEAIGAHISHVLRLSPEAIDVTEPLRTLGVDSLIAMEVRNRILTELRVELFVSRVLLADGIRQLAREVLDRMQLPEATAVDAATTLRTMEEGEL; encoded by the coding sequence TTGGTCCGTCGGCTCTCGGAGCTGCGCGGGCTGGATGTCTCCGCGATCGACGTCCGCGTCCCGTTCAGCCGATATGGCCTCGAATCCATCGGCGCAGCGAAGCTCGTCGACGATCTTTCCGCGGCGCTCGGACGGCGTCTGTCGCCCACGTTGACGTGGGAGCACCCCAGCATCGAGGCGCTGGCGCGCCACCTGAGCGGCGCTTCCACCGCGCCTGCCCCCCGCGTTGCGCAGGCTCTTCGCCCCCAGGCAGAGGAGCCGATCGCGATCGTCGGGATGGCCTGCCGCGTGCCCGGCGCCGCGGAGCCCGAGGCGTTCTGGGGCCTGCTTTCCGGGGGCGTGGATGCGGTTTCCAGGGCGCCTTCGGAGCGATGGCCCCCGGAGGCTCGCCACGCGCCCGTGGGGACCACGGCGGTGGATCCTCGGCAGGGCGGGTTTCTCGACCATGTGGACGGCTTCGAGCCGCTCTTTTTCGGCATCTCGCCCCGTGAGGCGGCCGAGATGGACCCGCAGCAGCGCCTCGTGCTGGAGCTGTCCTGGGAGGCGCTCGAAGACGCAGGGATCCCGGCGCGGCGTCTCCAGGGGAGCATGACCGGTGTCTTCGTCGGTGTGGCCTGGGCCGACTACGCCACCCTGCAGTACCGCTCGGGGCGCGTCTTCGATCAACACACGGTCCCCGGGTTTCATCACAGCATCGTCGCCAACCGCGTCTCCTACGTCTTCGGCCTGGAAGGGCCGAGCATGGCGGTCGACACCGCCTGCTCCTCCTCGCTGGTGGCGGTCCATCTCGCCTGCGAGAGCCTGCGGCGCGGTGAGTCGACGCTCGCGATCGCGGGCGGGGTGAACCTGAACCTCGTGGAGGACAGCGCCATCGGCGTCGGCAAGCTGGGCGCCCTGTCACCGGATGGACGCTGCTTCTCCTTCGACGCGCGCGCGAACGGGTATGTGCGGGGGGAGGGGGCCGGCGTGGTCGTGCTCAAGCCGCTCTCGAGGGCCCTCGCCGACGGCGATGCCATCCATGCACTCATTCTGGGCGGGGCGGTGAACAGCGATGGCGCCAGCAATGGGCTGACCGCCCCCAACCCGAGGGCTCAAGAGAACGTGCTCCGCCTCGCCTGCGCACGGGCTGGCGTCGCTCCGGTCGAGATCGATTACGTGGAGGCCCATGGCACGGGCACGCCGCTCGGCGACACCATCGAGGCCAGCGCGCTCGGTGCCGTGCTCGGTCGAGGGAGGTCACCCGAGCGACCCTTGCTGCTGGGCTCGGTCAAGACGAACATCGGTCATCTGGAGGCCGCGGCGGGCATCGTCTCGCTGATCAAGGTGGCGCTTGGCCTGAGGCAGCGCCTGATCCCGCCGAGCTTGAACTACGCCGAGCCGAACCCGCTCGTTCCGTTCGAAGCCTTGCGCCTCCAGGTGGTGCAGCAGCTCACGCCGTGGCCCCTTCGTGAGCGGCCCGCGCGGGCAGGGGTCAGCGCCTTTGGCTTCGGGGGAACCAACTGTCACCTCGTGCTCGAAGCGTGGGCCCCTGGAGGCGACGAGGAGGCGCCGTCCTCGCCCGAGGTGATGTCGACGGCCGCTGGCCAGGCGCTGCCTGTCGTGGAGGGGGCACCCCGGCAGGCACCCCCGGTGGTCTTCGTCTTCTCTGGTCAGGGCTCTCAGTGGCCGGGAATGGGTCGCGCCCTCTTGCGGGACGAGCCCGTCTTCAGGACCACGTTTGCGGCCTGCGATCGCGTCGTCCAGCAGCTCATGGGGTTCTCCCTGATCGATCAGCTCCTGGCCGATGAACGCTCTTCCCGGCTGGAAGAAGCCGAGGTGGCCTGTCCGGCCATCGTCGCGTTTCAGATCGCCCTCGCCGCGCTCTGGAGAGCCTGGGGAGTCGAGCCTGTCGCGGTGGTGGGACACAGCAGCGGCGAGATCGCGGCGGCCCAGGTCGCCTCGGCGCTCGATCTCGAGGACGCCATGCGCGTCACCTGCATGCACGGCCGCCTCCTTGCCAGAATCCGCGGGCAAGGAGCGCTCGGTGTGGTGGCGCTCTCCTGGGACGAGGCGGGCGAGGCGATTCGAGCGCATCGAGGCCTCCTCTCCCGGGCCATTCATGCGTCTCCTGGCGAGGTGGTCCTGGCTGGCGATCCCGGCGCGCTCGACGAGGTGTTCGCCGCGCTCGAGCAGCGACGCATCTTCTGTCGTCGGATCCAGATGGATTCCGCGCCTCACAGCCCACAGATCGATCCCCTGCGGGGCGAACTCCTCGACGCGCTCCGCGCCGTCCATCCTCACCCGGCAGCCATCCCGATGTTCTCGTCGGTCACCGGCGCGAAGATCGAGGGCGAGCGGCTCGACGCCCTCCACTGGACGAAGAACCTGGGTGAGCCGGTGCGCTTCGCCGAGGCGATCCAGGCGATGGACCCCTCGGGGGCCGTCTTTCTCGAGATCAGCCCGCACCCCCTGGTCGGGCGCGCCATCGCCGCGAACCTGGAGGCGTCGGGGCGGACGTGCGCGGTGCTCCGCTCGCTCCGCCGCGGTGAGGTCGACGAGCGCGCGGCGTTGCGCTCGTCGCTGGAGCAGCTGATGGCGCTCTCTCAGCCCGTCTCGCGGCGGGCGGCGGCGCAGATCCCGGGGGGGGCCGGCCCCAGGTTTCATCCAGGAGGTTGGCACGCCCTCCCCGAAGACGCCGAGGCGTTCGACGAGGACGACCCGCGCATCCTGCCGCTCTCTGCAAAGTCTCGGGAGGCGCTGGTGGCGCTGGCGCGCGCTCACCGGCGCGCTCTGGAGGGGGACGAGGCGTCGGACGGCGCGCTCCCCTCCCTGGGGGACGTGGTCTACACGGCGGGGGTCCGGCGTGAGCACCACGCGCACCGACTCGCCGCGGTGGGCGCGTGTCGCGACGATCTGCGCGCCTCCCTCGACACCTTCCTCCGCAATGAACCCACTGCGTCCACGGGCCGCGGGAGAGCGCTCGAGGGGCCGCTCCCGGTGGTGCTCGTCTTTCCGGGCCAGGGCTCGCAGTGGCTGGGCATGGGGCGTGAGCTGCTCCGCCACGAGCCGTCGTTTCGTGCGGCGATCGAGGTATGCGACCGGGCCATCCACCGAGAGGCCGGGTGGTCCTTGCTCGACGAGCTGTGGGCCGACGCCCCGCGCTCCGGTCTCGATCGGATCAACATCGTCCAGCCCGCGCTCTTCGCGCTGCAGGTGGCGCTCGCGGCGCTCTGGCGCGCGTGGGGGATCCTTCCGGATGCCGTGATCGGTCACAGCATGGGGGAGGTGGCGGCGGCCCACGTGGCGGGCGCGCTCTCGCTCGTGGACGCGACCCGCATCATTTGCCGCAGGAGCGCCCTGCTGCGGCGCCTCAGTGGCCGTGGCGCGATGGCGCTGGTCGAGCTGGGTCTCGCTCAGGCGCGCGATGCCCTCGGTCCCCACGCCGACCGGATCGCCGTCGCCGTGAGCAACAGCCCCCGATCGACCGCGCTCGCAGGCGAGCCCGAAGCGCTGGAGCAGGTGCTCTCCACGCTGACCCAGGCGGGCGTCTTCGTCCGCCGCATCAACGTGGACGTCGCCTCCCACAGCCCCCAGATGGACGCGCTCCTCCCCGATCTGCGCGCAGCGCTGGCCCCGATCACCCCTTTCGCCGTGCGGATCCCCATGCGCTCCACGGTGACCGGAGAGGAGTGCACCGGCTCGGACCTCGATGGCGACTACTGGGCGCGTAACCTGCGCGCTCCGGTGCTGTTTCACCAGGCCATCGCGCGGACCCTCGCGCGAGGCCCCGCGCTGTTCATCGAGGTGAGCCCTCACCCCGTCCTCGTCCCGGCCATGGAAGAAGCCCTGCAAGAGGGCCCCCGAGGCGGCGTCGTCGTCGGCTCTCTCCGCCGGGGACAAGGGGCCCGCCAGTCTCTCCTGGAGTCGCTGGGCGCGCTCTATGCCGCAGGCCACCCCGTGGACTTCTCGCGCCTCTACCGCGCGGGGGGTCGTGTGGTCCGCCTGCCGTCCTACCCCTTCCAGCGTCAGCGCTACTGGTTCGATCTCGACGCCGGACGAGCGCTGGGCGTCGGAGGGCAGCCGGACGTGAGGCTGCGCGACCACATCGAGGGGGCACCGGCCGCGGAGCGCCAGCGCCTCGTCGAGGAGGCGATCGGCGCGCACATCAGCCACGTCCTCCGGCTTTCTCCCGAGGCGATCGACGTCACCGAGCCCCTCAGGACCCTCGGGGTGGACTCGTTGATCGCGATGGAGGTGCGCAACCGGATCCTGACCGAACTCCGGGTCGAGCTCTTCGTCTCGCGTGTGCTTCTCGCGGACGGCATCCGACAGCTCGCCCGGGAAGTCCTGGACCGCATGCAGCTCCCGGAAGCCACTGCCGTCGACGCGGCCACCACCCTGCGCACGATGGAAGAAGGCGAGCTATGA
- a CDS encoding FG-GAP repeat domain-containing protein, with protein MFSRVDTKLPASNVQSMAVGDLDGDGHMDLVVAHGPVSGDRDPRPTVSALLSQGNGTFVTRFTPFGDRTARRVLLEDLDGDGRVDLVVLGRDADGLGPVQVYLGQGNGTFDGRVDVALVSPGGIAVGDLDGDGKPDLIMSDADGNRLLLAFGQGDGTFERQAAHEGLRGREIALGDVDGDGQLDVLVLGAEVHVLLNRGGVLREATPVAVSPSASAMKLADLNDDGVLDLVVVEPDENALTVFPGLGQGRFGSAQRLSVGAGPRDVAMADVDGDGHLDLISADREADEISVLLGRGDCTFEDRRAFAVGAQPAHVVAADVTGDEKMDIVTANASGSVTVLINALQ; from the coding sequence ATGTTCTCGCGGGTCGATACGAAGCTGCCTGCGAGCAACGTACAGAGCATGGCGGTCGGCGATCTGGATGGCGACGGCCACATGGACCTGGTGGTGGCGCACGGCCCGGTGTCCGGAGACCGCGATCCTCGGCCGACCGTGAGCGCGCTCCTCAGCCAGGGAAACGGGACCTTCGTGACCAGATTCACGCCATTTGGCGACCGTACAGCCAGGCGCGTGTTGCTCGAAGATCTCGACGGAGATGGACGTGTCGACCTGGTGGTGCTCGGACGCGACGCGGACGGTCTCGGCCCGGTGCAGGTCTACCTGGGCCAGGGGAATGGCACCTTCGACGGGCGCGTCGACGTGGCGCTCGTCTCCCCGGGCGGAATCGCGGTCGGCGATCTCGATGGCGACGGCAAGCCGGACCTGATCATGAGCGACGCCGATGGCAACAGGCTTCTGCTCGCCTTCGGGCAGGGAGACGGCACCTTCGAGCGCCAGGCGGCCCACGAGGGCCTGCGAGGAAGGGAGATCGCGCTCGGAGACGTCGACGGCGACGGCCAGCTCGACGTGCTCGTTCTCGGGGCGGAGGTGCATGTGCTCCTCAACCGTGGCGGCGTGCTCCGCGAGGCCACGCCCGTGGCGGTGAGCCCCTCGGCGAGCGCGATGAAGCTCGCCGATCTGAACGACGACGGCGTGCTCGATCTCGTGGTGGTCGAGCCCGACGAGAACGCACTCACCGTCTTCCCTGGCCTCGGCCAGGGCAGGTTCGGTTCCGCACAGCGCCTGAGCGTCGGAGCAGGGCCGCGGGACGTCGCCATGGCCGATGTCGATGGCGATGGGCACCTCGACCTCATCAGCGCCGATCGAGAGGCTGACGAAATCTCGGTGCTGCTCGGCCGTGGCGATTGCACGTTCGAGGACCGACGGGCGTTCGCCGTGGGAGCCCAGCCGGCTCATGTCGTCGCGGCCGATGTGACCGGAGACGAGAAAATGGACATCGTCACGGCCAATGCCTCCGGGTCGGTGACCGTCCTCATCAATGCATTGCAGTAG
- a CDS encoding PQQ-dependent sugar dehydrogenase, translating to MAACSSGGDDGPKGPSEPELEILTGADAMGDWTTDAPGVKRKITVDDLPEPYHTGFAFSFPAIAPRPEGAWPLVPPNFTVTEYATGFTQPRIVRVAPNGDVFVVDSNAGRVEILRDADGDGVAESRATYTDGLTRPFGLAFFPSGSDAPTHVYIANTGSIIRFPYQVGDTEPRGAAETLVSDIPSGEESVGGGGHWTRDLVFSKDNTRMFVSVGSRTNAADDDTEVRRANILAYSPDGKNEVIYASGIRNPVGLAIEPTTGDLWTAVNERDELGDDLVPDFVTRVREDGFYGWPWYYLGQFQDPRHEDLHPDLREKSIIPDVLVQSHSATLGLTFYTGTQFPADYSGDLFVAAHGSWNRSKRTGYKIIRIPIENGQAVGYYEDFMVGFVIDNNRVWGRPVGVAVAHDGALLVTDDGSGTVWHVAYKK from the coding sequence GTGGCTGCATGCTCTTCGGGAGGAGATGATGGGCCGAAGGGGCCCTCCGAGCCCGAACTCGAGATCCTCACGGGCGCAGACGCCATGGGGGACTGGACGACCGATGCGCCAGGGGTGAAGCGGAAGATCACCGTCGACGACCTTCCTGAGCCCTATCACACAGGGTTCGCCTTCAGTTTCCCCGCGATCGCGCCTCGCCCGGAGGGGGCGTGGCCACTGGTCCCGCCAAATTTCACCGTGACCGAATACGCGACGGGCTTCACCCAACCCCGCATCGTGCGGGTGGCGCCCAATGGCGACGTGTTCGTGGTCGACAGCAATGCGGGGAGGGTGGAAATCCTCCGCGATGCGGACGGTGATGGTGTGGCCGAGAGCCGCGCCACGTACACCGACGGTCTGACCAGGCCCTTCGGCCTCGCCTTCTTCCCCTCGGGCTCCGACGCGCCGACGCATGTGTACATTGCCAACACGGGCAGCATCATCCGCTTCCCCTACCAGGTCGGTGACACCGAGCCGCGTGGCGCGGCCGAGACCCTGGTGAGCGACATCCCCTCGGGCGAAGAGTCGGTGGGTGGGGGAGGCCACTGGACGCGGGATCTCGTCTTCAGCAAAGACAACACGCGGATGTTCGTCTCCGTGGGCTCACGGACGAACGCCGCCGACGACGACACCGAGGTGCGCCGCGCGAACATCCTCGCCTACTCGCCCGACGGCAAGAACGAGGTGATCTACGCATCCGGCATCCGGAATCCCGTGGGGCTGGCCATCGAGCCCACGACGGGCGATCTCTGGACCGCGGTGAACGAGCGGGACGAGCTCGGCGACGATCTGGTCCCCGATTTCGTCACCCGCGTCCGGGAGGACGGCTTCTATGGCTGGCCCTGGTATTACCTCGGCCAGTTCCAGGATCCTCGCCACGAGGACCTTCACCCGGATCTGCGAGAGAAGTCCATCATCCCCGACGTGCTCGTCCAGTCTCACTCGGCGACGCTGGGTCTCACGTTCTACACCGGCACGCAGTTCCCGGCCGACTACTCCGGCGACCTCTTCGTCGCAGCCCATGGCTCCTGGAACCGCTCCAAGCGCACGGGCTACAAGATCATCCGGATCCCCATCGAGAACGGGCAAGCCGTCGGCTACTACGAGGACTTCATGGTCGGCTTCGTGATCGACAACAACCGCGTCTGGGGCAGGCCCGTGGGGGTCGCCGTGGCCCACGACGGGGCCCTGCTCGTGACGGACGACGGGAGCGGAACGGTGTGGCACGTGGCCTACAAGAAGTGA
- a CDS encoding MYXO-CTERM sorting domain-containing protein: MSQRDARFRRRSRVSLAGLLAGAVGACVLGAPSDARAITAFASDCNFDFQDVYNPGDAVCVTGEMDIVPPGKICAEGYLHIVPAGSANPFADVTQGGANYILGCAGAGAFYDEYVWLPPLMPGQYEIVIDQYPFSGAFNPATDYRTGGVAFRVSDAPMVLSVDVGAIKLAAADGLAYAKAIKDLAEYLALVDYLSTIVDWTGSFGLGGGLAAIALDKFCTATKLDCPTSYNSAVITIGNKILEGISESLSLKYLAIIADPPDPNFGAVVGLNGADALALGAPWTPGANREIPRGQIAAAQHLATQVAAYDALVPSVEKLQGARIAGSNLGATLQAEKTKAYAELALSAGEGLLAELDTLASFLESKGTLNSGVDVADLQEKMAALATNGFSAEEVAILRSFGASEADIEQLRVELPQRAIPASVDWAALLGAMRGSFESVRPALVDLAAQAEAIRAENAPYAFRPGPQASINAPASGQVGTAMTLSAAVNHFDPSAALTYGWDTDLDGDFDDGAGSALSFTPVAPGRTVVSLRVRDASGHADIVHTTIEVAPSGSPPEFVEVTPGEMAPFADVDEVVNFSARAEDADGDAVTIRWAVDGVEQATGSTFAFTMPDEEPHRVEVVAADTDPYSPDARAVFVVRAARWQNGSNGSGAGGPGGPSSGSGAGAGAGEGDGSSSGCGCEVPSGAGSAGAPLAALALVTLLAARRRRLG; encoded by the coding sequence ATGTCGCAACGTGATGCTCGGTTCCGTCGCCGCTCGCGTGTCAGCCTGGCAGGCCTGCTGGCCGGCGCCGTGGGCGCCTGTGTTCTGGGCGCGCCCTCGGACGCACGCGCCATCACGGCCTTCGCTTCGGATTGCAACTTCGACTTCCAGGATGTCTACAACCCGGGAGACGCCGTCTGCGTCACCGGCGAGATGGATATCGTCCCTCCGGGGAAGATCTGCGCCGAGGGGTATCTGCACATCGTCCCCGCCGGCAGCGCGAACCCGTTCGCCGACGTGACACAGGGCGGAGCGAACTACATCTTGGGGTGTGCCGGGGCCGGCGCATTCTACGACGAATACGTCTGGCTGCCTCCGCTCATGCCTGGCCAGTACGAGATCGTCATCGATCAATACCCATTCTCCGGCGCGTTCAACCCTGCGACCGATTACCGCACCGGTGGTGTCGCCTTCAGGGTCTCCGACGCCCCCATGGTGCTGTCGGTCGACGTGGGCGCCATCAAGCTCGCCGCCGCAGACGGCCTTGCTTACGCAAAAGCCATCAAAGACCTCGCGGAATACCTCGCGCTCGTCGATTACCTCAGCACCATCGTGGACTGGACGGGTTCGTTCGGTCTGGGCGGGGGGCTCGCCGCCATCGCCCTCGACAAGTTCTGCACGGCCACCAAGCTGGATTGCCCCACCTCGTACAACTCCGCCGTGATCACCATCGGCAACAAGATCCTCGAAGGGATCTCCGAGTCCCTGTCGCTCAAGTACCTCGCGATCATCGCCGACCCACCGGATCCCAATTTCGGAGCGGTCGTCGGGCTGAACGGCGCGGACGCCCTCGCGCTCGGTGCCCCGTGGACGCCGGGCGCCAACCGCGAGATCCCTCGTGGCCAGATTGCAGCAGCGCAGCACCTCGCCACGCAGGTCGCCGCGTACGACGCGCTGGTCCCTTCGGTGGAGAAGCTGCAGGGGGCCCGGATCGCAGGCTCCAACCTCGGCGCGACCCTTCAAGCGGAGAAGACCAAGGCGTACGCCGAGCTCGCGCTGAGCGCTGGCGAGGGGCTCCTCGCCGAGCTCGACACGCTCGCCTCGTTCCTGGAGAGCAAGGGGACGCTGAACAGCGGCGTGGATGTCGCCGACCTGCAAGAGAAGATGGCTGCACTCGCAACGAACGGGTTCTCGGCCGAGGAGGTGGCGATCCTGCGCTCGTTCGGGGCGAGCGAAGCCGACATCGAGCAGCTGCGCGTGGAGCTGCCCCAGCGCGCGATCCCTGCCTCGGTCGACTGGGCCGCGCTGCTCGGGGCCATGCGGGGGTCCTTCGAGTCGGTGCGGCCGGCGCTCGTGGATCTCGCGGCGCAAGCAGAGGCGATCCGCGCCGAGAATGCGCCGTACGCCTTCCGACCGGGACCGCAGGCGTCCATCAACGCGCCGGCCTCGGGCCAGGTGGGCACGGCCATGACGCTCTCGGCCGCGGTGAACCACTTCGATCCCAGCGCGGCCCTCACCTACGGGTGGGACACGGATCTCGATGGCGACTTCGACGACGGGGCCGGGAGCGCACTGTCCTTCACCCCGGTGGCGCCAGGGCGCACGGTCGTGTCACTCCGGGTGCGCGATGCCAGTGGCCATGCGGACATCGTTCACACGACGATCGAGGTGGCGCCGTCGGGCAGCCCGCCCGAGTTCGTCGAGGTCACGCCGGGGGAGATGGCGCCTTTCGCGGACGTCGATGAGGTCGTGAACTTCTCGGCCCGTGCCGAGGATGCCGATGGAGACGCGGTGACGATCCGCTGGGCCGTCGACGGCGTGGAGCAAGCCACGGGTTCCACCTTCGCGTTCACCATGCCGGACGAAGAGCCCCACCGCGTCGAGGTCGTTGCCGCAGACACCGATCCGTACTCCCCGGATGCACGGGCGGTGTTCGTCGTGCGCGCAGCGCGCTGGCAGAACGGCAGCAACGGCTCTGGAGCCGGGGGTCCCGGAGGCCCGAGCTCCGGGAGCGGTGCCGGCGCTGGCGCGGGAGAGGGCGATGGATCCAGCTCGGGCTGCGGCTGCGAAGTGCCCAGCGGCGCAGGGAGTGCTGGCGCGCCGCTGGCAGCGCTGGCGCTCGTCACGCTTCTGGCCGCGCGACGTCGCCGCCTCGGCTGA